The Gemmatimonadota bacterium DH-78 region GGCGGACATCGAGCTCGAGGTCGAGAACAACGTGCTCACCCTCCGCGGGGAGAAGTCGGAAGTCCGCACCGAGGAGAGCGAGGGGCACCGCGTGCACATTCAGGAGCGCCGCCACGGCCGCTTCTCGCGCCGGTTCACCCTGCCGCGCAGCGTCTCCACCGAGGGCATCTCGGCCGAGTTCGAGCACGGCCTGCTGCGCGTGCGCATGCCGAAGATGGCCGAGGCGCGGAGCCGTCGCATCGAGATCGGGGTCGGGGCGGAGGTGGCGCCCAAGGCCCGGCTCGAGTCGGAGGCCGCGGGCGACGAAGCCTGACGGATCGCCCGACCGCCGCGCGAGCCGATGCACCTTGCGGCGCGCGCGAGCTCAGTCGACGGCACACGGCCCGGAGCGGACGATCCGCCCCGGGCCGTGGTGCGTCGTCACGTACCCGATCCCGACAGCGTGCCCCAGGCGGTGCGCGTCAGCCCTGCGACCAGCTCGGCCAGCTGGGCCGTGGTGGCCGTTTCGGAGCGCGTCATCACGCACAGCGTGAAGGGGTCGCCCGGCAGATAGACGATGCCGCACTCGTGCAGCTGGTGGCCGGAGGCGGGGTCGCTCGGGTCGAGGTGCACGCCGTACTTCGAGGCCACTACCGTGCCCTCGGGCACACCCGCGCGGATTCCGGCGGCGAAGTCGGCGCGACTCAGCAGGTCGAGGGCGAATTCGCTCGTGGCCCGCGAGAACACCGACGAGTAGTAGAGCATT contains the following coding sequences:
- a CDS encoding Hsp20/alpha crystallin family protein — encoded protein: MAIQRTTIRNPWRDLDTLTNRLTMAFDGPFVGPLANGAWQPAVSVQESPDELLLVAELPGLSEADIELEVENNVLTLRGEKSEVRTEESEGHRVHIQERRHGRFSRRFTLPRSVSTEGISAEFEHGLLRVRMPKMAEARSRRIEIGVGAEVAPKARLESEAAGDEA